The following nucleotide sequence is from Lysobacter panacisoli.
CGGCGCCGATGCGGGTGAGGATGCGGTCGATCGGGCCGATCACCGCGCGCGATGCCGGAACGAATCCGCCGATGTGCGCAAGCAGCACGATCAGCGCGTTCTGGCGCATGTAGGTCGATTTACCGCCCATGTTCGGGCCGGTGATGACCAGCATGCGGCGCGCATCGTCCAGGCGCAGGTCGTTGGGTTCGAACGGATCGTTGCGCACCGCTTCGACGACCGGATGGCGGCCGCGTTCGATGTGCAGGCCGGCGTCGTCGCTGAGGTGTGGCTGGGTCCAGTCCAGCGCCTGCGCGCGTTCGGCGAAGCAGCACAGCACGTCCAGCTCGCTCAGCGCGCCGGCGCAGCGCTTGAGCGGCTCCAGGCGTTCGTTGAGCGAATCGAGCAGCTGTTCGTACAGAAGACGTTCGCGCGAGAGCGAGCGTTCCCGCGCCGACAGCACCTTGTCCTCGAACTGCTTGAGTTCCTCGGTGATGTAACGCTCGGCGCCGGTCAGCGTCTGCCGGCGCGTGTAATGCGTCGGGGCCTTGTCCGACTGGCCCTTGCTGATCTCGATGTAGTAGCCGTGCACGCGGTTGTAGCCGACCTTCAGCGTCGGGATGCCGGTGGCGGCCTTCTCTCGCGCTTCCAGGTCGATCAGGAACTGGTCGGCATGCGTGGACAGCGTGCGCAGTTCGTCGAGTTCGGCATCGTAGCCTTCGGCGAACACGCCGCCGTCGCGCGCGAGTACCGGCGGCTGCGGCACGATCGCCGACGCCAGCAGGTGCGCGTGTTCGTCGTGCTCGCCGAGCTCGGCCGCCAGTTCCGCCAGTCGCGGCGAATCCAGCGGCGCCAGCGTCGCGCGCACCTGCGGCAGCATGCCCAGGCCGTCGCGCAGCGTGGACAGGTCGCGCGGACGCGCGCTGCGCAAGGCGATGCGCGAGAGGATGCGCTCGAGATCGCCGAGCGCGCGGAAGCGCTCGCGCACGTCGTCGCCGGCGCGCGAATCGATCAGCGTGGCGACGGCCTGCTGGCGCAGTCGCAGCGGCGCGCGGTCACGCAACGGCCGGTGCAGCCAGCGGCGCAACAGCCGCCCGCCCATCGGCGTCACGGTCGAATCGAGGACGCCGAGCAGGGTGTGGCGATGATCGCCGTCCAGGCGCGTGTCGAGTTCGAGGTGGCGGCGCGTGGCCGCGTTCATCGCGATCGCGCCGTCGCCGGATTCCACCGCGATCGAGGTCAGGTGCGGCAGGCGCTGCTTCTGGGTTTCCTCGACGTAGCCGAGCAACGCCGCGGCGGCGGCGATCGACAGCGGCTTGTCTTCCAGGCCGAAGCCGGACAGGTCGTGCAGGTTGAAGAAGCGCAGCAGCTGGCGACGGCCGCTGTCGGCGTCGAACAGCCACGGCGGACGGCGACGCAGGCCGGTGCGCTCGGCGACGAACGCCGGCCAGCCGTCCTCGTCGGCGACCAGTGTTTCGGCCGGTTCCAGGCGCGCGAGCTCAGCTTCCAGCGCGTCGTCGCTGGCGACTTCATTGACCAGGAAACGGCCGCCGGCGAGATCGGCCCAGGCGAGTCCATAGCCGTGCTTGCCGCGCGCGATGGTGAGCAGCAGCGTGTCGCGGCGCTCGTTCAGCAACGCCTCGTCGGTGACCGTGCCGGGCGTGACGATCCGCACCACCTTGCGGTCGACGATGCCCTTGGCCAGGGCCGGATCGCCGATCTGCTCGCAGATCGCCACCGATTCGCCCAGCGCCACCAGCCGCGCGAGATAGCCCTCGGCCGCATGGTGCGGCACGCCGGCCATCGGGATCGGCTGGCCGGCCGACTGGCCGCGCTGGGTCAGCGTGATGTCGAGCAGCCGCGCGGCCTTGCGCGCGTCGTCGTAGAACAGCTCGTAGAAGTCGCCCATGCGGAAGAACAGCAGCACGTCCGGATGTTCCGCCTTGGCGGCGAAATACTGCTTCATCAGGGGCGTGTGTTCTTGCGGCCGGTCGGCTGGACTCATGGATCGGATTCTGCGGGACGGATCGGCGCCGGCGGGCCGGCGATGGGAGGCCGATAGGCTAGCAGCCGGCGATGCTTTCGGCCCGGTTGCGGGCGCGGCGTTTCCATGATCCGGGGACGCCGGCCGCGCCGGGCCGCCCTGCTGCGCTGCGGCGTGGTGCCGCGCCGGAGGGGTGGTAGGTTCGACCGGCCGTACGCTGCCGCAGGGCCGCACGCATCGGAAGCGATCGCGAGGGGATGGGGCGACGGCATTCATTCGAGGGTAGAACAAAGAAAAAAACCGGACGGGCACCAGCGCGAGCGGATGCTCCGTCGTTCGTCATAACAACATCGTTCGAAGGGGAGGGGATGCCATGCTGTCGTGCAAGCCAGCCGTGCCCGTTTCGAGAAAGTCGCGTCGCAGGAAGATCCTCACGCTCGCCGTTGCGGCCACGCTGGGATCGATGTCGTTGCCGATGGTTCAAGCGCAGGAAACGCCCGAGCCCGCCGCATCGGAAGAAGCGCGCAAGCGCAGGCCGAACGAGACCACGAACGATGAACCGACCACGCTCGCCGCGCTCACCGTGACCGCGCAGAAGCGCGAGGAAGCGCTGCAGGACGTACCGATCGTGGTCACCGCGCTGGACGACCGGATCATCCAGGACACCGGCGTGCGCGACGTCAAGGATCTACAGGTGCTGGTTCCCGGCCTGACCGTCACCAGCACCCAGAGCGAAGTGCAGACCGTCGCGCGCATCCGCGGTATCGGCACGGTCGGCGACAACGCCGGCCTGGAATCGTCGGTCGGTGTGGTGATCGACGGCATCTACCGTCCGCGCAACGGCGTGGGTTTCGGCGACCTCGGCGAGATCGAACGCATCGAAGTGCTCAAGGGACCGCAGGGCACGGTGTTCGGCAAGAACACCTCCGCCGGCGTGATCAACGTGATCACCAAGCGCCCGCATTACATCACCCAGGTCGAAGGCGAGATCACCGCGGGCAACTACAACGCATTGGGCGTGTCCGGGTCGCTCAATACGCCGCTCAGCGACAACGCCGCGTTCCGCGTGTATGCCGCCAAGCGCAAGCGTGACGGCTACCTCGACGTGCACACGGGCGCCGGTCCACGCGTCGAGGACGAGGATTCCGACCAGAACTTCCATTCGCTGCGCGGCCAGTTGCTGTTCGAGCCCACCGACACGCTCGACATCAACTTCATCGCCGACTTCACAAGTCGCGAGGAAAACTGCTGCGCCGGCGTGACCACCGTGCGCGGCCCGACCGCCGCGATCATCGACGCGTTGGCCACCGACGAAGGCGTGTCGCCGAGCGCCGATCCGTTCGCACGCGAGGTGTGGAGCAATCGCAGCACGTCGCAGGACATCAAGGACAAGGGCGTGGCGATGCAGGTCGACTGGACCACGCCGTGGTTCGGTGGCGCGGAGCTGACCTCGATCACCGGCTGGCGCGACTGGCAGGCCATCAACGGCCTGGACTTCGATTTCTCCAGCGCCGACCTGCTGTACCGCGAGGCCGATCCGGACGAATCGCTGACCGCGTTCGAAACGCTGAGCCAGGAGTTCCGCCTGACCGGCTCGACCGATCGCGTGGACTGGATGGTCGGCCTGTTCTATTCCGACGAGGACCTGACCCGCCACGATTCCTATCGCATCGGTGCGGGCTACGAGCCGTACCTGTCGACCGCGGTGCTGGGCCAGGTGGCCTCGCGCTTCCCGGCGGGCATGGTGAACATGGCCAACGCGGCGACGTTCTTCTCGCAGGCCACCGGGCGTCCGTTCGGCACCAGCTTCGCCGGCCTCGGTGCCGACGACGACTACGAACAGAACGCCAAGAGCACGGCGATCTTCACCAACAACACCTGGCACGCGACCGACGCGCTCGACCTCACGCTGGGCCTGCGCTACACGCGCGAAGAGAAGACGCTCGACTCGATCTACAGCAATCCCAACGGAGGCCCGGGCTGCGCGGCGCTGCTGTCCAATCCGTCGCGTGTCGGCGCAGCGCTGGTCGCGCGTGGCGTCCCGGCGGCGGCGGTGCCGGCGCTGGTGCCGCAGGTGATCGGCTTCGGCTGCCTGCCGTGGGCGAACGTGCAGCACAACGGGCGCAACACGCACCAGGAGCGCGAAGAGAAGGAGTGGTCGGGCACGCTCAAGGCCGCGTACCGTTTCAACGAAACGGTGATGGTCTACGCCTCGGCCGCGCGCGGCTACAAGGCCGGTGGCTTCAACCTCGACCGCGTGCAGTCGTCGAACGGCCTGTCGAGCGGCACCGCGGGCATCGTGCCGGTGAGCGATACCTCGTTCCCGGGGGAGTTCGTCGACAGCTACGAGCTGGGCAGCAAGACCACCTGGGCCGACGGCAACCTGCTGCTCAACGCCACGCTGTTCCACCAGACCTACGACGACTTCCAGCTCAACAGCTTCCTCGGGACCAGCTTCGTGGTGCGCTCGATTCCCGAAGTGATCTCCAAGGGCATCGACACCGAAGTGCTGTGGCAGACCCGTCTGGATGGCCTGAGCCTGCAGGGCGGCGTGGTCTACGCCGACACGCGATACGGCGACGATCCACTGCCCGATGCGGACCTGGCACGCCTGCCGGGCAGTCGCGCCAGCTTCGCGCCGTACTGGTCCGCAAGTGCCTCGGTGAGCTACGAGTGGGACTTCACCGATACGCTGATCGGGCGCTTCAACATCGGCGCCAAGTACATGTCCGACTACAACACCGGCTCCGACCTCGATCCGGAAAAGGCACAGGACGCCTATACGGTGGGCAACGCGCGCTTCATCGTCGGCGCCAGCAACCAGCGCTGGTCGGTCGAGGCGTGGGCGCTGAACTTCACCGACGAGGAGTACATGCAGGTCGGTTTCGACGCACCGTTGCAGACCGGTTCGTGGAACGCCTTCCTCGGCGCGCCGCGCACCTACGGCCTGACCCTGCGCGTGATGTACTGACCCGACGCTCCGGCCCCTCCGCGGGAGGGGCCGGAGTCCACGTCGCGGGGCGGTATAGTTCGCGCATGAAGAACGACGTCACCGATGCCGCCCTGCTGCGCCTCGCCGAGCAGGTAGCCGAAGCCGCCCGCTCCCATCGACAGACCCTGGTCACCGCCGAAAGCTGCACCGGCGGCTGGATCGCCAAGACCCTTACCGACATTCCCGGTTCCTCGAACTGGTTCGAGTGCGGCATGGCGGCCTACAGCTACGAGGCCAAGCAGGCGCTGCTGGGCGTGCGTCCGCAGACCCTGGAACAGCACGGCGCGGTCAGCCGCGAGACGGTGATCGAGATGGTCTCCGGCGCGCTGGTGCATTCCGGCGCGACCCTGGCCGTCGCAGTGACCGGCATCGCCGGCCCGGGCGGCGGCACCGACGACAAGCCGGTCGGCACCGTGTGGATCGCGTGGAAGCGGCGCGGCGGCTATCCGACCGCGGTGACCTTCCACTTCGACGGGGACCGCGATGCCGTTCGCCGCCAGACCGTCGCCGCGGCCCTTCACGGCCTGGCCGAACTGATGTCCTGACGGACGGCCCGCCGGGCGGGTTGACGCCCCGAAAAGTCTGTTAGTAGTATTGCTACTAATGGATATCACCGACACCCAGCGCGCCATCCTCGCCCTGATCGCGGACCGCATCGAGGCCGACGGCGTGCCGCCGTCGCAGACCGAGATCGCCCGCGCGATGGGGTTCAGCAGCGTGCGCGCGGCCCAGTACCACCTCGAGGCGCTGGAACAGGCCGGTGCCATACAGCGCATGCCCGGCCGCGCCCGCGCGATCCGCCTGTGCGCGGTGCCGGAGGTGTCGGGCATCGAGTTGCCGGTGAAGCACGTCGAAGCGGCCGATGCGCCCGACCATGCGCTGCGCCTGCCGGTGCTCGGCCAGGTCGCCGCCGGCCGGCCGATCGGCGCCGACATCGGCTCGGACGACTTCGTCCTGCTCGACCGCGTGTTCTTCTCGCCCACGCCCGACTACCTGCTCAAGGTGAAGGGCGACTCGATGCGCGACGAGGGCATCTTCAGTGGCGACCTGATCGGCGTGCACCGCACGCGCGATGCGCGCTCGGGCCAGATCGTGGTCGCGCGCATCGACGACGAGATCACCGTCAAGCTGCTGAAGATCGGCAAGGACCGGATCCGCCTGCTCCCGCGCAATCCCGACTATCCGCCGATCGAGGTCGAGCCCGACCAGGACTTCGCGATAGAAGGCCTGTACTGCGGCCTCGTAAGGCCCAACCGATGAATCCCGACAGCGTCAGTGGCGTTCCGGGGCAGGGTGGTGCGGAGAATTCCCACCCCCTGTCCCGGGCACCCCTCCTGCCGCGCCGCTGTCCGCTCGACCACATTCGCAATCGGGGCGATGGCGTCTCAGCCCGTGCGATACGCGCCGGCTAGATTGCCTCCCACGCAACGACCTCCAAGCCACTGACAAGGAATCCACGATGGACGACAACAAGAAGCGCGCCCTTTCGGCCGCCCTGGGCCAGATCGAAAAGCAGTTCGGCAAGGGCTCGGTGATGCGCATGGGCGACCGCACGATCGAGGCGACGGAGGTCATCGGCACCGGCTCGCTGATGCTCGACATCGCGCTGGGTATCGGCGGCCTGCCCAAGGGGCGCGTCGTGGAGATCTACGGTCCGGAATCCTCGGGCAAGACCACGCTCACCCTGCAGACCATCGCCGAATGCCAGAAGCAGGGCGGCACCTGCGCCTTCATCGACGCCGAGCACGCACTCGACCCGATCTACGCCGCCAAGCTCGGCGTCAACGTCGACGACCTGCTGGTCAGCCAGCCCGACACCGGCGAGCAGGCACTGGAAATCGCCGACATGCTGGTGCGCTCGAACGCCGTCGACATGGTCGTGGTCGACTCGGTCGCGGCGCTGACCCCCAAGGCCGAAATCGAAGGCGAGATGGGCGACCAGCTCCCGGGCCTGCAGGCCCGCCTGATGAGCCAGGCGCTGCGCAAGCTGACCGGCAACATCAAGCGTTCCAACTGCATGGTGTTCTTCATCAACCAGCTGCGCATGAAGATCGGCGTGATGATGCCGGGCCAGAGCCCGGAAACCACGACCGGCGGCAACGCGCTCAAGTTCTACGCCTCGGTGCGCCTGGACATCCGCCGCATCGGCGCGATCAAGAAGGGCGACGAGATCATCGGCAACCAGACCCGCATCAAGGTCGTGAAGAACAAGCTGGCGCCTCCATTCAAGCAGGTGGTCACCGAAATCCTCTACGGCGAGGGCATCTCGCGCGAAGGCGAGCTGATCGACATGGGCGTTGAGGCCAAGCTGGTCGAGAAATCCGGCGCCTGGTACGGCTACGACGGCGAGCGCATCGGCCAGGGCAAGGAAAACGCCCGCCAGTACCTGAAGGACAACCCTGCGGTTGCGGCCAAGCTCGAAGCTGCCCTGCGCGAGAAGTTCGTCGCCGCCGAAGCGCGCCGCGACGAGGACGATGCCGCCGGTCTGGACGACTGATGATTCCGGTTTCGCACGATGCATGACGCTCCCACCGGCGGTTCCGGCGATGGCGCAGGCCGTCGCCGCCGGAGTCGCGAACAGACCCCGGTGCAGCGCGCTCTGGGGCTGCTCGCGCGGCGGGAGCACTCGCGCAAGGAGCTGAGCCGCAAGCTGACGTCGCGCGGTCTGGACGCCGGTGAGGTGAAGGCCGCGGTAGATCGGTTGGCGGGCGAGGGCTGGCAGAACGACATCCGTTTCGCCGAAAGCCTTGTTCGCAGCCGTGCGGGCAGCGGTTACGGCCCGCTCCGCATCCGCGCGGAGCTGGCCACGCATGGCCTCGACCGTGAGGCCATCGAGCGGGCAATGGACACCTTCGAAGGCGACTGGGCCGAGGCTGCGCGCGATCTCGTCCGCCGCCGCTTCGGCGCGTCGCTGGACGACCTTGCCGCGCGCCGCAAGGCCGCCGATTTCCTCCTGCGCCGCGGCTTTGACGGGGCCAGCGTCCGCGCCGCGACCCGGTTCGATCCGGAGGACTGAGACCCGGG
It contains:
- a CDS encoding TonB-dependent receptor, with protein sequence MPVSRKSRRRKILTLAVAATLGSMSLPMVQAQETPEPAASEEARKRRPNETTNDEPTTLAALTVTAQKREEALQDVPIVVTALDDRIIQDTGVRDVKDLQVLVPGLTVTSTQSEVQTVARIRGIGTVGDNAGLESSVGVVIDGIYRPRNGVGFGDLGEIERIEVLKGPQGTVFGKNTSAGVINVITKRPHYITQVEGEITAGNYNALGVSGSLNTPLSDNAAFRVYAAKRKRDGYLDVHTGAGPRVEDEDSDQNFHSLRGQLLFEPTDTLDINFIADFTSREENCCAGVTTVRGPTAAIIDALATDEGVSPSADPFAREVWSNRSTSQDIKDKGVAMQVDWTTPWFGGAELTSITGWRDWQAINGLDFDFSSADLLYREADPDESLTAFETLSQEFRLTGSTDRVDWMVGLFYSDEDLTRHDSYRIGAGYEPYLSTAVLGQVASRFPAGMVNMANAATFFSQATGRPFGTSFAGLGADDDYEQNAKSTAIFTNNTWHATDALDLTLGLRYTREEKTLDSIYSNPNGGPGCAALLSNPSRVGAALVARGVPAAAVPALVPQVIGFGCLPWANVQHNGRNTHQEREEKEWSGTLKAAYRFNETVMVYASAARGYKAGGFNLDRVQSSNGLSSGTAGIVPVSDTSFPGEFVDSYELGSKTTWADGNLLLNATLFHQTYDDFQLNSFLGTSFVVRSIPEVISKGIDTEVLWQTRLDGLSLQGGVVYADTRYGDDPLPDADLARLPGSRASFAPYWSASASVSYEWDFTDTLIGRFNIGAKYMSDYNTGSDLDPEKAQDAYTVGNARFIVGASNQRWSVEAWALNFTDEEYMQVGFDAPLQTGSWNAFLGAPRTYGLTLRVMY
- the mutS gene encoding DNA mismatch repair protein MutS, whose translation is MSPADRPQEHTPLMKQYFAAKAEHPDVLLFFRMGDFYELFYDDARKAARLLDITLTQRGQSAGQPIPMAGVPHHAAEGYLARLVALGESVAICEQIGDPALAKGIVDRKVVRIVTPGTVTDEALLNERRDTLLLTIARGKHGYGLAWADLAGGRFLVNEVASDDALEAELARLEPAETLVADEDGWPAFVAERTGLRRRPPWLFDADSGRRQLLRFFNLHDLSGFGLEDKPLSIAAAAALLGYVEETQKQRLPHLTSIAVESGDGAIAMNAATRRHLELDTRLDGDHRHTLLGVLDSTVTPMGGRLLRRWLHRPLRDRAPLRLRQQAVATLIDSRAGDDVRERFRALGDLERILSRIALRSARPRDLSTLRDGLGMLPQVRATLAPLDSPRLAELAAELGEHDEHAHLLASAIVPQPPVLARDGGVFAEGYDAELDELRTLSTHADQFLIDLEAREKAATGIPTLKVGYNRVHGYYIEISKGQSDKAPTHYTRRQTLTGAERYITEELKQFEDKVLSARERSLSRERLLYEQLLDSLNERLEPLKRCAGALSELDVLCCFAERAQALDWTQPHLSDDAGLHIERGRHPVVEAVRNDPFEPNDLRLDDARRMLVITGPNMGGKSTYMRQNALIVLLAHIGGFVPASRAVIGPIDRILTRIGAGDDLARGQSTFMVEMSETSYILHHATAQSLVLMDEIGRGTSTYDGLALAEACARHLAHHNRAYTLFATHYFELTTLAEPGSGIANVHLDAVEHGDQLVFMHAVKDGPADRSFGLQVAALAGLPKSVVQQARGRLAELEQQSRDAPMPSLAPVALDAPQQFGLFAPSSAALEALASIDPDDLTPKQALEALYRLKSLG
- the recA gene encoding recombinase RecA; this encodes MDDNKKRALSAALGQIEKQFGKGSVMRMGDRTIEATEVIGTGSLMLDIALGIGGLPKGRVVEIYGPESSGKTTLTLQTIAECQKQGGTCAFIDAEHALDPIYAAKLGVNVDDLLVSQPDTGEQALEIADMLVRSNAVDMVVVDSVAALTPKAEIEGEMGDQLPGLQARLMSQALRKLTGNIKRSNCMVFFINQLRMKIGVMMPGQSPETTTGGNALKFYASVRLDIRRIGAIKKGDEIIGNQTRIKVVKNKLAPPFKQVVTEILYGEGISREGELIDMGVEAKLVEKSGAWYGYDGERIGQGKENARQYLKDNPAVAAKLEAALREKFVAAEARRDEDDAAGLDD
- a CDS encoding CinA family protein, with the protein product MKNDVTDAALLRLAEQVAEAARSHRQTLVTAESCTGGWIAKTLTDIPGSSNWFECGMAAYSYEAKQALLGVRPQTLEQHGAVSRETVIEMVSGALVHSGATLAVAVTGIAGPGGGTDDKPVGTVWIAWKRRGGYPTAVTFHFDGDRDAVRRQTVAAALHGLAELMS
- the recX gene encoding recombination regulator RecX, producing MHDAPTGGSGDGAGRRRRSREQTPVQRALGLLARREHSRKELSRKLTSRGLDAGEVKAAVDRLAGEGWQNDIRFAESLVRSRAGSGYGPLRIRAELATHGLDREAIERAMDTFEGDWAEAARDLVRRRFGASLDDLAARRKAADFLLRRGFDGASVRAATRFDPED
- the lexA gene encoding transcriptional repressor LexA, encoding MDITDTQRAILALIADRIEADGVPPSQTEIARAMGFSSVRAAQYHLEALEQAGAIQRMPGRARAIRLCAVPEVSGIELPVKHVEAADAPDHALRLPVLGQVAAGRPIGADIGSDDFVLLDRVFFSPTPDYLLKVKGDSMRDEGIFSGDLIGVHRTRDARSGQIVVARIDDEITVKLLKIGKDRIRLLPRNPDYPPIEVEPDQDFAIEGLYCGLVRPNR